The Struthio camelus isolate bStrCam1 chromosome 5, bStrCam1.hap1, whole genome shotgun sequence genome has a segment encoding these proteins:
- the LOC104150403 gene encoding cytosolic phospholipase A2 epsilon isoform X1, with the protein MFQEALGTVEPHIQVSSVASASNAAAISMASAAAFHQDSSSETSSLENKERKWMSQYVEQHSVNAKHKEMSPYCLLTVRIIKMRNAYRADFLSQPDCYVSLWLPTASDQKFQTKAIKNCTNPVWNETFFFRIQRQVKNILEITVSDNDVIHDDKHAIVLFDLAKISPGERVFMTFPLNPQGKEELEVEFALESIQGPPETIITNGAIVCRELACLEVQLDRRNKKKHCAERELTFTVRGSFEETQRVSLGCDSCSPLADPTFFHYAKYKQPSLDVAFTKKRRLASFCACMSCGARRSRNVLLSLPLKSLPSEQEVVGEHRKFDLRFKVKKWSRSVPVEYHRSSCRSQEDLDVRLGFDLCAQEQDFICKRKKVVATALKDVLQLEEDLQEDEVPVVAIMTTGGGTRALTAMYAHLLSVQKLNVLDCVSYITGLSGTTWTMSNLYEDPNWSQKDLEETLKDVRKHVLKNKFFTCFAPDRLKYYLRELCQRKQDGHQICFTDLWGLIIETMFNDKENSHKLTDQQQALNQGQNPLPIYLSLNVKDKISDQDFREWVEFTPYEVGFLKYGAFIRAEDFGSEFFMGRLMKKIPESRICFLEGIWSSVFSLNLMDAWFISVHSEDFWHRWTRDKITDIDDETVFTTRPNELDTRVVSPPDSFSNIFRDVVMLRPAASEIHNFLKGFQMNTNYLESEFSKWKDCELDSQPNHLTGATDSLILIDTAFAFATSYPPLMRTERKVDVVLHFNYSSGSQTGPLREASKYFAEQGIPFPKNVPDELETSNLKECYIVGDKESPETPIVVFFPLVNDTFRDYKAPGVKRSPSEMAEGDVDVANTCGPYYINNLSYSEENFDKLVKLSYYNVQNNKDLILQALRTAVERKKKHKKEPPLQKSPSGDGLCESPVEGDPSILLTA; encoded by the exons TAAGTCAACCTGATTGCTACGTGAGCCTCTGGTTGCCAACTGCTTCGGACCAAAAGTTCCAGACCAAAGCTATCAAAAACTGCACAAATCCAGTGTGGAATGAAACTTTCTTTTTCCGGATACAGAGACAAGTCAAG AACATCCTGGAAATAACTGTTTCTGATAACGATGTTATTCATGATGACAAGCATGCAATTGTTCTTTTCGATCTAGCTAAAATCTCCCCTGGGGAAAGAGTATTTATGACATTTCCACTAAATCCACAG gggaaggaggagctagAAGTTGAGTTTGCATTGGAGAGCAT CCAGGGTCCTCCTGAAACCATCATCACAAATGGAGCAATAGTG TGTCGTGAACTAGCCTGCTTGGAAGTTCAGTTGGatagaaggaataaaaagaagCACTGTGCAG AGAGAGAGCTAACGTTTACAGTGAGAGGATCCTTTGAAGAAACCCAGAGAGTTTCACTGGGCTGTGACTCCTGCTCCCCTCTCGCAGATCCCACTTTCTTCCACTATGCCAAATACAAACAACCCTCACTGGATGTTGCATTCACAAAGAAGAGGAGGCTTGCCAGCTTT TGTGCTTGTATGTCATGTGGAGCAAGAAGGAGTAGAAATGTCCTGTTGTCTCTTCCTCTGAAGTCACTCCCCTCTGAGCAGGAAGTAGTCGGTGAG cacagaaaatttGACTTGCGCTTTAAAGTGAAAAAATG GTCGCGTTCTGTACCTGTAGAATACCACAGAAGTAGTTGcagaag CCAGGAAGACCTAGACGTGCGCCTGGGGTTTGACCTGTGTGCCCAGGAGCAGGATTTCATTTGTAAGAGGAAGAAGGTGGTTGCAACTGCTCTGAAGGATGTCCTCCAGTTGGAGGAGGACTTGCAGGAGGATGAG GTACCTGTGGTGGCAATCATGACCACGGGTGGTGGAACCAGAGCTTTGACGGCCATGTACGCTCACCTTCTAAGTGTCCAGAAACTGAATGTCTTGGACTGTGTCTCATACATCACTGGTTTATCTGGCACAACATG gaCCATGTCAAATTTGTATGAAGATCCTAACTGGTCCCAAAAAGATCTTGAGGAAACACTCAAGGATGTCCGAAAGCACGTGCTCAAAAATAAGTTCTTTACTTGTTTTGCACCGGATCGTCTAAAATACTATTTAAGAGAGTTGTGCCAGAGGAAGCAGGATGGACACCAGATATGTTTCACAGATCTGTGGGGACTCATCATTGAAACTATGTTCAATGATAAG GAAAACTCCCATAAGCTCACAGATCAGCAGCAGGCACTAAATCAGGGTCAGAATCCCCTGCCCATCTACCTCTCTCTCAATGTGAAGGACAAAATCAGCGACCAGGATTTTAGAG aatgggtGGAATTCACTCCTTACGAGGTAGGATTCCTAAAATATGGAGCCTTCATCCGTGCTGAAGATTTTGGTAGTGAGTTCTTCATGGGTCGCCTGATGAAGAAAATACCAGAATCCAGAATCTGCTTCTTGGAAG GGATCTGGAGCAGTGTGTTTTCCTTGAATCTTATGGATGCTTGGTTCATATCTGTTCATTCAGAAGACTTCTGGCACAGATGGACTCGAGATAAAATTACCGACATAG atgatGAAACTGTATTTACTACAAGGCCAAATGAACTAGATACTCGAGTGGTTTCTCCCCCTGATAGCTTCTCAAACATTTTCCGAGACGTTGTCATGTTACGTCCAGCAGCTTCAGAAATCCACAACTTCCTAAAGGGCTTCCAGATGAACACCAACTACCTAGAGAGTGAATTTTCTAAATGGAAAG ACTGTGAGCTTGACTCCCAGCCCAACCACCTGACAGGAGCAACAGACTCCCTCATTCTGATTGATACAGCATTTGCCTTTGCTACCAGTTACCCACCACTTatgagaacagaaaggaaagtgGATGTGGTTTTGCATTTCAACTACAGTTCAGGTTCACAAACAGGG CCTCTGAGAGAAGCCTCTAAATACTTTGCAGAACAAGGAATTCCTTTCCCTAAAAATGTGCCAGATGAACTGGAAACATCAAATCTGAAGGAATGTTATATTGTTGGGGACAAGGAAAGCCCAGAAACGCCTATTGTGGTATTTTTCCCTCTAGTAAATGACACCTTCAGGGACTACAAAGCACCTG GCGTGAAACGTAGTCCCTCAGAGATGGCAGAAGGTGATGTTGATGTTGCCAATACCTGTGGCCCGTATTACATAAATAATCTGAGTTATTCGGAGGAAAATTTCGACAAATTGGTGAAACTAAGTTACTACAATGTCCAGAATAACAAAGACTTGATTCTTCAGGCCTTGCGCACAGcagtggagaggaaaaagaagcataAGAAAGAGCCACCACTGCAAAAATCACCCAGTGGTGATGGCTTGTGTGAGTCCCCAGTGGAGGGGGATCCCAGCATTCTGCTGACTGCCTAG